The genomic stretch gCGACAGAATATATACAGCTGCTAGGTGCGCAAAGCGTCTAGCGCAGTGCAGGTGTTACCCAGATGTTTTAACAGTGGTGTGAAATGTAGAGTGACGTAAGAACCGAACTTACCTCGCACTTTCATAGAACTACGTTTCAGTGCCAGAGTAGCAGGCATTGAAGAGGAACGGTAAAAATGAAGAAGTTTGTTGCATTTTTTCTGTGCCTGGTCTTGCTGGTCGTCGTAACAGGTAGGCTgtgagaatattttttttaactactGGTATTCTCTCAATCCCCTGTGTTAACAACTAATCACACTACACAAAAATCAATGTCTATCTATGCTTTTGTGTAGAGGAAAGTACACTGTAGTATACTGAGAAATTTGACAATCGCCTGGAAAAAAGGTCAAGTAAACAAATGCCTTGACACAACCATTTACTGTTTTTATCAGCGTGTACAAATTATATACTTATTATattgaaaaacatttccaaCAATTTCACTCTTCAAACAGTGAAAGTATGTAGTAAATCTTAAAAATGTGCAAGGGAATGTATATCACATTACTGTTGTCAAGAGTTCAGACTTCAGTGACTATATCAGCACTAATTTCAGGATGACGTGGTGGTGATATGGAGGATGTCCCTCCATATTCTTGTGCTGAAATGAACCCGATGAGTGTTAAGATCTCCAGCGGTATTTTTAATTTGTGCCGTACATTAGAGGTCGTGTAAATACACTGCAGAGCTCTGCATGGGGCCTGGTGCCGTGTATGTGAGTGGTAGAGCTTCAGTGCAGCTTGCCACGTTGCTGTGTGCCTGGCAGTGTTGACAAAGCCAGGCTCATTTCCATTCCCCCATCACAGACTGGCCTTCGGGTCACGTGCTCCGAGAGCTCAGGTCCCTGGAGAGAGGGCTACATGAATGGGTACTTTGTTGCTCCACCAAAAACAGCTCCTAATGGCATTCTGCTCCGAGATGGAGTGGATTCCGCAAAGGGGAGGCCAGACCTCCAGActcgcattcttttttttttcttttttttttaaggaattcATTTGTAAAACTACAGAACAACAGCAATGGATACAAACATATGCTTAATGCAAGCAAAATGAGACAAAACGGTTAAAATAAGTAGGCCTACAGTTTTCTAACcacaaaaaaggaagaaataaatatataaaaatgaccCAGAATTGTATGAGTCAACCACTTTGTTTACAGACCCATTTGCCATTTGCTTGGAAAGATTTATTTTCTGATGTGAAGACTTGAATTGGACCATTGAACCATTTAATTGAACACGAATGTACCTGCCAGTTTCAGAAATAtgttaaatagattttttctaCTTAGTTGCCATTTTATAAAAGGTCTACCTATAACCGTTGTGAATTATGACATGTCTACTTTCGCTGTATGTATGCGTTAACACTGTAGAATatatgataaataaacaaacaaacaaataaataaataaccacattccattaaaataaattctaCACAGCTAATCTGCTTTCGCTAATCGTATTTTTATTCACAGCCAATGTTATATTTTATGAGCATTTCTTTATCATttgcagaaaaaataaacatgaagggACCAAAATATTCAGCTGTTAGATTGTCAGGCTAATATTAATTTTGAAAGCAATCaattaaatcaatcaataatttatttttatttttattaaatccaaATTTTTTACACAACAGGGCCTGAGGAaatttgagaaccactgctctacagTTTATTCTTTATCGTTTCTCTTCAAACGCTGCAGTGCACTAAAAACTCAATATTCTAAACATGATCCCTCTCGTGTTACTCAAAGGAGTAGTGTGGTGTGCAGAGGAGGCGAAGGTGATTCCTTCAATGTGAAGCTAACAACACTGGCTCAATCAATGGTCCAAAACTCCAGTCCTATATGTGGGAGTCTCTacttgtttttgtcattttcttgcGAATCAGCAGCCAATGTAGACCTTGGACGCAAGGTGTGCAGACTCTTTGCCCAATCAATAACTTGCATTTTGCACTTAAGTGTGGGAACAGCAGAAGCAGAGGCCCTCAGGGATTTCAGTGTGAAATGGCTGTGCTGAATCTCTATTGCCAGAAGCTTCTCCCATCATCAAGTGCTGAATCTCACCAGTCTCCCTCTATTGGCAGAAACTTCTCCCATCATCAAGGAGAATTTAGCCAAGCAGCTTCTCCGAACCAAGAGGCAGGAGTCACCCAGGAAGGCGGGCTACACAGATGAGCCAATGAGGGTAAGCTCTTAATGGCAAGAAACTGTCAATCAAACCTTTTAttacacattatattacagtctatgcatttggcagacgctcttatcccgagcaacgtacaacaaagtgcatatccataaccagcgACAAGTGCATTGAAAGAACGAGGGggaaggacttgggccttgtatCAAACcgtttttatacagcacaatgGTAAAGAAGAATATACTTTCAGCAAAATGAATGTCTGTTAGGTCCGTCACTAAACTGGGAATAAGTAAAATTATGCAACATGGGTATAATCATCAACCCCCCCGCACACACCTTTGTTGTCCTCTATCCCCTGATCTCTGTCTCCTCCATTTCAAAAATACTGTTTGATTTGTATCGCATTAGAACActtttgtgtgcatgtcagttGGGTTCCCCACTTGTTCTTGAGCAGGTTCCACCTGT from Conger conger chromosome 2, fConCon1.1, whole genome shotgun sequence encodes the following:
- the c2h17orf67 gene encoding uncharacterized protein C17orf67 homolog — protein: MKKFVAFFLCLVLLVVVTETSPIIKENLAKQLLRTKRQESPRKAGYTDEPMREHMLQLQRLDQRARETNLEHWLNPHCYPHCDRNYAHPV